From Burkholderia pseudomultivorans, the proteins below share one genomic window:
- the rtcR gene encoding RNA repair transcriptional activator RtcR → MRKTVAIGFLGTVLDQAGGVQRRWRKWRPTVSLCDQPDLPIDRLELLHPPSYARLANRVKEDIERISPHTEVRPVPVAIRDPWDFEEVYATLHDYARAYPFDLDREDYLIHITTGTHVAQICWFLLAEARYLPARLVQTGPPQQTDEGPSGPGTVSVIDLDLSRYNRIAQRFTRERDETVSFLKAGIATRNARFNALIEQLERVAVRSRAPMLLVGPTGAGKSFLAKRVYELKRARHRLAGPFIEINCATLRGDAAMSTLFGHVKGAFTGAQSARAGLLRAADGGLLFLDEIGELGLDEQAMLLKAIEEKRFLPVGADVEASSDFELIAGTHRDLRQMVAAGTFREDLYARINLWTYELPGLAERREDIEPNLEFELDRFGREQGEQVRFNVEAKRRYLAFATSPRAAWAGNFRELSASVTRMATLADAGRITEAIVEQEVERLARTWSTPDGAGADARVDAVLGARAAELDLFDRVQLERVLEVCCGSASLSEAGRTLFAVSRQGKKQPNDADRLRKYLARFGLDWDGVRQALDVVR, encoded by the coding sequence ATGCGCAAGACCGTCGCGATCGGTTTTCTCGGCACCGTGCTCGACCAGGCCGGCGGTGTGCAGCGCCGCTGGCGCAAGTGGCGGCCGACGGTCTCACTGTGCGACCAGCCCGACCTGCCGATCGACCGGCTCGAACTGCTGCATCCGCCGAGCTATGCACGGCTCGCGAACCGCGTGAAGGAGGATATCGAACGCATCTCGCCGCACACCGAGGTGCGCCCCGTGCCGGTCGCGATTCGCGATCCGTGGGATTTCGAGGAGGTCTATGCGACGCTGCACGACTACGCGCGCGCGTATCCGTTCGACCTCGACCGCGAGGACTACCTGATCCACATCACGACCGGCACGCACGTCGCGCAGATCTGCTGGTTCCTGCTCGCGGAGGCGCGCTATCTGCCGGCACGCCTCGTGCAGACGGGGCCGCCGCAACAGACCGACGAGGGGCCGAGCGGGCCGGGCACGGTGTCGGTGATCGATCTCGACCTGTCGCGCTACAACCGGATCGCACAGCGCTTCACGCGCGAGCGCGACGAGACGGTGTCGTTCCTGAAGGCCGGTATCGCGACGCGCAACGCGCGCTTCAACGCGCTGATCGAGCAGCTGGAGCGCGTCGCGGTGCGCTCGCGTGCGCCGATGCTGCTGGTCGGGCCGACGGGCGCCGGCAAGTCGTTTCTCGCGAAGCGCGTGTACGAGCTGAAGCGCGCCCGCCATCGGCTCGCGGGGCCGTTCATCGAGATCAACTGCGCGACGCTGCGCGGCGATGCCGCGATGTCGACGCTGTTCGGTCACGTGAAGGGTGCGTTCACGGGCGCGCAGTCCGCGCGCGCGGGGCTGCTGCGTGCGGCCGACGGCGGCCTGCTGTTTCTCGACGAGATCGGCGAACTCGGGCTCGACGAGCAGGCGATGCTGCTGAAGGCGATCGAGGAGAAGCGCTTCCTGCCGGTCGGCGCGGATGTCGAGGCGAGCAGCGATTTCGAGCTGATCGCCGGCACGCATCGCGACTTGCGGCAGATGGTGGCCGCCGGCACGTTCCGCGAGGATCTCTATGCGCGGATCAATCTGTGGACCTATGAACTGCCGGGGCTGGCCGAGCGGCGCGAGGACATCGAGCCGAACCTCGAATTCGAGCTCGACCGCTTCGGTCGCGAGCAGGGCGAGCAGGTGCGCTTCAACGTCGAGGCGAAGCGGCGCTATCTCGCGTTTGCGACGTCGCCGCGCGCGGCGTGGGCCGGCAATTTCCGCGAGCTGTCGGCGTCGGTCACGCGGATGGCGACGCTGGCCGACGCGGGCCGCATTACCGAGGCCATCGTGGAGCAGGAGGTCGAGCGGCTGGCGCGCACGTGGTCCACGCCCGACGGCGCGGGCGCGGACGCGCGCGTCGACGCGGTGCTCGGCGCACGCGCGGCGGAACTCGACCTGTTCGACCGCGTACAGCTCGAGCGCGTGCTCGAGGTGTGCTGCGGGTCGGCGAGTCTGTCGGAAGCGGGGCGCACGCTGTTCGCGGTGTCGCGGCAGGGCAAGAAGCAGCCGAACGATGCGGATCGCCTGCGCAAGTATCTCGCGCGATTCGGGCTCGACTGGGATGGCGTCCGGCAGGCGCTCGACGTCGTGCGGTAG
- a CDS encoding slipin family protein, protein MWKRHVVKKNERALLMNEGDFVKVLEPGVFRAFDPFKRLSVQTARLDAPLADAALADYLRHDAADVLAQHFVAMDLADDEAGLRYEDDVLVEILPPGTRRLYWRGLIAHRLERVDLSQDSMLPAALAKRLAQPALRARGVAGLTGVLLAQVPAYHVGVLKIDGKVERLLDPGLSAFWRFNRDVAVEYVDLRVQSVEVGGQEILTRDKVALRLNLSATWCYADVLHAFGQLQKPVEHLYRELQFALRAAVGTRSLDELLEDKQAIDEVVIAQVRARLANSGVEVRSVGVKDIVLPGDMKTILAQVVEAEKAAQANVIRRREETAATRSLLNTAKVMEENPTALRLKELETLERVAERIDRISVFGGLDQVLNGLVSIKGAQ, encoded by the coding sequence ATGTGGAAGCGTCATGTAGTGAAAAAGAACGAACGCGCGCTGCTGATGAACGAGGGCGATTTCGTGAAGGTGCTCGAACCGGGCGTGTTCCGGGCCTTCGATCCGTTCAAGCGTCTGTCGGTGCAGACCGCGCGCCTCGATGCGCCGCTCGCCGACGCGGCACTGGCCGACTACCTGCGTCACGACGCTGCGGACGTGCTCGCGCAGCACTTCGTCGCGATGGATCTGGCCGACGACGAAGCGGGCCTGCGCTACGAGGACGACGTGCTCGTCGAGATCCTGCCGCCCGGCACGCGTCGCCTGTACTGGCGCGGCCTGATCGCGCATCGGCTGGAGCGTGTCGACCTGTCGCAGGACAGCATGCTGCCGGCCGCGCTGGCGAAGCGCCTCGCGCAGCCGGCGCTGCGTGCGCGCGGCGTCGCGGGCCTGACGGGCGTGCTGCTGGCGCAGGTGCCGGCGTACCACGTCGGCGTGCTGAAGATCGACGGCAAGGTCGAGCGGCTGCTCGATCCCGGGCTGTCGGCGTTCTGGCGCTTCAACCGCGACGTCGCGGTCGAGTACGTCGACCTGCGCGTGCAGTCGGTCGAAGTCGGCGGGCAGGAAATCCTGACGCGCGACAAGGTCGCGCTGCGGCTGAACCTGTCGGCAACGTGGTGCTATGCGGACGTGCTGCACGCGTTCGGCCAGTTGCAGAAACCGGTCGAGCACCTGTATCGCGAGCTGCAGTTCGCGCTGCGCGCGGCCGTCGGCACGCGCTCGCTCGACGAGCTGCTGGAAGACAAGCAGGCGATCGACGAGGTCGTGATCGCGCAGGTGCGCGCCCGGCTCGCGAATTCGGGCGTCGAGGTGCGCAGTGTCGGCGTGAAGGATATCGTGCTGCCCGGCGACATGAAGACGATCCTCGCGCAGGTGGTCGAGGCCGAGAAGGCCGCGCAGGCGAACGTGATTCGCCGCCGCGAGGAAACGGCCGCGACGCGTTCGCTGCTGAACACGGCGAAGGTGATGGAAGAGAACCCGACCGCGCTGCGGCTCAAGGAGCTGGAAACGCTCGAGCGCGTCGCGGAACGGATCGACCGCATCTCGGTGTTCGGCGGTCTCGACCAGGTGCTGAACGGACTCGTCAGCATCAAGGGTGCGCAGTGA
- a CDS encoding RtcB family protein, with protein MSETDYQVMELANGKPVKMWTNGVAVEEDARTQLRNTAQMPFIFKHVAVMPDVHLGKGSTIGSVIPTKGAIIPAAVGVDIGCGMMAARTTLSASDLPDSLAGLRSAIERAVPHGRAPGRRDPGAWGDRAPATVADVWQSLLPGFRRIVDKYPKLEKTNHYAHLGTLGTGNHFIEVCIDEADRVWFMLHSGSRGVGNAIGSLFIELAQADMRQHIANLPDRNLAYFNEGSRHFDDYVEAVGWAQDYARRNRQLMMEAVIDAARGAIGKPFAIDEHAVNCHHNYVQRERHFGQDVLVTRKGAVSAQKGQLGIIPGSMGAKSFIVRGLGNAESFCSCSHGAGRTMSRTEAKRRFTVDDQVKATQGVECRKDAGVVDEIPMAYKDIDAVMAAQRSLVEVMHTLRQVVCVKG; from the coding sequence ATGAGTGAAACGGATTATCAGGTGATGGAGCTGGCGAACGGCAAGCCGGTGAAGATGTGGACGAACGGCGTCGCCGTCGAGGAAGACGCGCGCACGCAACTGCGCAACACCGCGCAGATGCCGTTCATTTTCAAGCACGTGGCGGTGATGCCGGACGTGCACCTCGGCAAGGGCTCGACGATCGGCAGCGTGATTCCGACGAAGGGCGCGATCATTCCGGCCGCGGTCGGCGTCGATATCGGCTGCGGCATGATGGCCGCGCGCACGACGCTGAGCGCGTCCGATCTGCCGGACTCGCTCGCGGGCCTGCGCAGCGCGATCGAACGCGCGGTGCCGCACGGCCGCGCGCCGGGCCGGCGAGATCCGGGTGCCTGGGGCGACCGCGCGCCGGCGACCGTCGCCGATGTATGGCAGTCGCTGCTGCCGGGCTTTCGGCGGATCGTCGACAAGTACCCGAAGCTGGAAAAGACCAACCATTACGCGCATCTCGGCACGCTCGGCACCGGCAACCACTTCATCGAAGTGTGCATCGACGAAGCGGACCGCGTGTGGTTCATGCTGCACAGCGGCTCGCGCGGCGTCGGCAATGCGATCGGCAGCCTGTTCATCGAGCTCGCGCAGGCCGACATGCGGCAGCACATCGCGAACCTGCCGGACCGCAACCTCGCGTATTTCAACGAGGGCAGCCGGCACTTCGACGACTACGTCGAGGCGGTCGGCTGGGCGCAGGACTACGCGCGCCGCAACCGTCAGCTGATGATGGAAGCCGTGATCGATGCGGCGCGCGGCGCGATCGGCAAGCCGTTCGCGATCGACGAGCACGCGGTGAACTGCCACCACAACTATGTGCAGCGCGAACGCCACTTCGGCCAGGACGTCCTCGTGACCCGCAAGGGTGCGGTGTCCGCGCAGAAGGGGCAGCTCGGCATCATTCCGGGTTCGATGGGCGCGAAAAGCTTCATCGTGCGCGGGCTCGGCAACGCGGAAAGCTTCTGCTCGTGCAGCCACGGCGCGGGCCGCACGATGAGCCGGACCGAAGCAAAGCGCCGCTTCACCGTCGACGACCAGGTGAAGGCGACGCAAGGCGTCGAATGCCGGAAGGACGCGGGCGTCGTCGACGAAATCCCGATGGCCTACAAGGACATCGACGCGGTGATGGCGGCGCAGCGCAGCCTCGTCGAAGTAATGCATACGCTGCGGCAGGTGGTGTGCGTGAAAGGATAG
- a CDS encoding nucleotidyltransferase domain-containing protein: MNKETLKPVRSAHPVEPAVRARVMAELADVERRHDVSVLFACESGSRGWGFASPDSDYDVRFVYVHRRDWYLRVEAQRDVIERPLDDELDVSGWELRKALQLLHRSNPTLLEWLDSPVVYREDPRWAPRLRSLAGAFFAPLRGRHHYLAMAKKNFRGYLQGDTVRYKKYLYVLRPLLAVRWIDMGLGMPPMRFADLVAGTVHEPAVRAELDALLALKMSANESEYGPRRPALHALIESMLADAAHDREYKRPSGDVAMLDAFLRDVLAHR, from the coding sequence ATGAACAAGGAAACCTTGAAACCCGTGCGCAGCGCGCATCCGGTCGAACCGGCCGTGCGGGCGCGCGTGATGGCGGAGCTCGCGGATGTCGAGCGCCGTCACGACGTGAGCGTGCTGTTCGCCTGCGAATCGGGCAGCCGCGGCTGGGGCTTCGCGTCGCCGGACAGCGATTACGACGTGCGCTTCGTCTACGTGCATCGGCGCGACTGGTATCTGCGCGTCGAAGCGCAGCGCGACGTGATCGAGCGGCCGCTCGACGACGAGCTCGACGTCAGCGGCTGGGAGTTGCGCAAGGCGCTGCAATTGCTGCACCGGTCGAATCCGACGCTGCTCGAATGGCTCGACTCGCCGGTCGTCTATCGCGAGGATCCGCGCTGGGCGCCACGGCTCAGGTCGCTGGCCGGCGCGTTCTTTGCGCCGCTGCGCGGGCGGCATCACTATCTCGCGATGGCGAAGAAGAACTTTCGCGGCTATCTGCAAGGCGACACGGTGCGCTACAAGAAGTATCTGTACGTGCTGCGGCCGCTGCTCGCGGTGCGCTGGATCGACATGGGGCTCGGGATGCCGCCGATGCGCTTCGCGGATCTCGTCGCCGGCACCGTGCACGAGCCGGCGGTGCGCGCGGAGCTCGATGCGCTGCTCGCGCTGAAGATGAGCGCGAACGAAAGCGAATACGGGCCGCGTCGCCCTGCGCTCCACGCGCTCATCGAGTCGATGCTCGCCGACGCCGCGCACGACCGCGAATACAAGCGGCCGTCGGGCGACGTCGCGATGCTCGACGCGTTCCTGCGCGACGTGCTCGCTCATCGATGA
- a CDS encoding DUF1176 domain-containing protein — protein sequence MFRRLSLAIAATLLAPSLTAHAHQSAQHSIDRTFRNWSVVCDNTRRCIAESGGDDLDSRTGLIVRLTRDAGPDAQASLELFATAPLDLHAARVDGRPFDVAPTRWQASDDHANDRTYPFHVRTDDAATIDAWLGASRNAQTLSFGDPASAATPSLSLSGLNAALLLIDDTQGRIGTVTALLRKGGRPAAAVPAAPALPAAPTPAPPAARLSAAEQRPLVDAVLAKFGGDVKRCAADMEDEMSPQARRQASQATSLSADEALVSIPCQTSSMYNHTDLWYRVRRSPPYAPTPVDFGENANAGLDSASFVNELTQASYDPADATLSSLVRLRSAGDCGSSASWIFDGRRFVLSDVATNGTCNGMFPDQWARLYRTAGATENRH from the coding sequence ATGTTTCGCCGCCTTTCGCTCGCCATCGCCGCCACCCTGCTCGCCCCGTCGCTCACCGCCCACGCGCATCAGTCCGCGCAGCATTCGATCGACCGGACCTTCCGGAACTGGTCCGTCGTCTGCGACAACACCCGCCGCTGCATTGCCGAAAGCGGCGGCGACGATCTCGATTCGCGCACCGGCCTGATCGTGCGCCTGACGCGCGATGCCGGCCCGGACGCGCAAGCGTCGCTGGAGCTCTTCGCGACGGCCCCGCTCGATCTGCATGCCGCCCGCGTGGACGGCCGCCCGTTCGACGTGGCGCCCACCCGCTGGCAGGCGTCCGACGACCACGCGAACGACCGGACGTATCCGTTCCACGTCCGCACCGACGACGCCGCGACGATCGATGCATGGCTCGGCGCGTCGCGCAACGCGCAGACGCTGAGCTTCGGCGATCCGGCATCGGCTGCGACGCCGAGTCTTTCCCTGTCGGGATTGAACGCCGCGCTGCTGCTGATCGACGATACGCAAGGCCGCATCGGCACCGTCACCGCGCTGCTGCGCAAGGGCGGCCGGCCCGCCGCAGCGGTGCCCGCCGCGCCGGCGCTGCCTGCCGCACCGACGCCCGCGCCGCCCGCTGCCCGGTTGTCGGCGGCCGAACAGCGCCCGCTCGTCGATGCGGTGCTGGCGAAATTCGGCGGCGACGTGAAGCGCTGCGCGGCCGACATGGAAGACGAGATGTCGCCGCAGGCCCGCCGCCAGGCATCGCAGGCGACATCGCTGTCCGCCGACGAGGCGCTCGTGTCGATCCCGTGCCAGACGAGCAGCATGTACAACCATACCGACCTCTGGTATCGCGTGCGCCGATCGCCGCCGTACGCGCCGACGCCGGTGGATTTCGGCGAGAACGCGAACGCGGGACTCGATTCGGCCTCGTTCGTCAACGAGCTGACCCAGGCCAGCTACGATCCCGCCGACGCGACGCTGTCGAGCCTCGTCCGGCTGCGCAGCGCCGGCGATTGCGGCTCGAGCGCGTCGTGGATCTTCGACGGGCGCCGCTTCGTGCTGAGCGATGTCGCGACGAACGGCACCTGCAACGGGATGTTCCCCGATCAGTGGGCGCGCCTGTATCGAACGGCCGGCGCGACGGAAAACCGGCACTGA
- a CDS encoding O-methyltransferase: MDQDQWNQVDAYFSATLVPSDDALDAALAASEAAGLPAINVAPNQGKLLQLLATIRGARRILEVGTLGGYSTIWLARALPPGGRLVTLELNPAHAEVATRNVARAGFAQAVSVVVGSAKESLVRLIADGEAPFDFIFIDADKDNNRAYLDAALKLSRPGTVIVVDNVVRRGRVADSDNRDPDVVGVREGFARIAAEPRLTTTAVQTVGQKGWDGFSISIVGE; encoded by the coding sequence ATGGATCAGGATCAGTGGAACCAGGTGGACGCCTATTTCTCCGCGACGCTCGTGCCGTCCGACGATGCGCTCGACGCGGCGCTGGCGGCGAGCGAAGCGGCCGGACTGCCGGCGATCAACGTCGCGCCGAACCAGGGCAAGCTGCTGCAGCTGCTCGCGACGATTCGCGGCGCGCGGCGCATTCTCGAGGTCGGCACGCTCGGCGGCTACAGCACGATCTGGCTGGCGCGCGCATTGCCGCCCGGCGGCCGGCTCGTGACGCTCGAGCTGAATCCGGCGCATGCGGAGGTCGCGACGCGGAACGTCGCGCGCGCGGGGTTCGCGCAGGCGGTGTCGGTCGTCGTCGGCAGCGCGAAGGAGAGTCTTGTGCGGCTCATTGCCGACGGCGAGGCGCCGTTCGATTTCATCTTCATCGACGCGGACAAGGACAACAACCGCGCCTATCTCGATGCCGCGCTGAAGCTGTCGCGGCCGGGCACGGTGATCGTCGTCGACAACGTCGTGCGGCGCGGGCGCGTGGCCGATTCCGACAACCGCGATCCGGATGTCGTCGGCGTGCGCGAAGGGTTCGCGCGCATCGCCGCCGAGCCGCGGCTCACGACGACGGCCGTGCAGACCGTCGGGCAGAAGGGCTGGGACGGGTTTTCGATTTCGATCGTCGGCGAGTGA
- a CDS encoding O-acetylhomoserine aminocarboxypropyltransferase/cysteine synthase family protein — protein MTEQASSKWRLETLAVHGGYRPDPTTRAVAVPIYQTVAYAFDDTQHGADLFDLKVQGNIYTRIMNPTTDVLEQRIAALEGGIGALALASGQAAVTYAIQTIAEAGDNIVSASSLYGGTYNLFAHTLPQYGITTRFADPRDPASFEPLIDARTKAIFAESVGNPLGNITDIAALADIAHRHGIPLIVDNTVPSPYLLRPFEHGADIVVHSLTKYLGGHGTSLGGAIVDSGKFPWAEHADRFKRLNEPDVSYHGVVYTEAFGPAAYIGRARVVPLRNMGAAISPFNAFQILQGIETLALRIDRISDNALKIAQHLAHHEQVEWVNYAGLPDHPDHPLVARYLSGRAPGILTFGVKGGRAGGAKFQDALQLFTRLVNIGDTKSLATHPASTTHRQLSPAELAKAGVKEETVRLSIGIEHIDDLLADLDQALAQV, from the coding sequence ATGACCGAACAGGCCTCTTCGAAGTGGCGTCTCGAAACCCTCGCCGTGCACGGCGGCTATCGCCCCGACCCGACCACGCGCGCGGTCGCGGTGCCGATCTACCAGACCGTTGCGTACGCATTCGACGACACGCAGCACGGCGCGGACCTGTTCGACCTGAAGGTCCAGGGCAACATCTACACGCGGATCATGAACCCGACGACGGACGTGCTCGAACAGCGCATCGCCGCGCTCGAGGGCGGCATCGGCGCGCTGGCGCTCGCCTCCGGCCAGGCGGCCGTCACCTATGCGATCCAGACGATTGCCGAGGCCGGCGACAACATCGTGTCCGCGAGTTCGCTGTACGGCGGCACCTACAACCTGTTCGCGCATACGCTGCCGCAATACGGAATCACGACGCGCTTCGCCGATCCGCGCGACCCGGCCTCGTTCGAGCCGCTGATCGACGCGCGCACGAAGGCGATCTTCGCGGAATCGGTCGGCAACCCGCTCGGCAACATCACCGACATCGCCGCGCTCGCGGACATCGCACATCGTCACGGCATCCCGCTGATCGTCGACAACACGGTGCCGTCGCCCTATCTGCTGCGCCCGTTCGAGCACGGCGCGGACATCGTCGTGCATTCGCTGACGAAGTATCTCGGCGGCCACGGCACGAGCCTCGGCGGCGCGATCGTCGATTCGGGCAAGTTCCCGTGGGCCGAGCATGCGGACCGCTTCAAGCGGCTGAACGAGCCGGACGTCAGCTATCACGGCGTCGTCTACACGGAAGCGTTCGGGCCGGCCGCGTATATCGGCCGCGCGCGCGTCGTGCCGCTGCGCAACATGGGCGCGGCGATCTCGCCGTTCAACGCATTCCAGATCCTGCAGGGCATCGAGACGCTCGCGCTGCGCATCGACCGCATCAGCGACAACGCGCTGAAGATCGCGCAGCATCTCGCGCATCACGAACAGGTGGAATGGGTGAACTATGCGGGCCTGCCCGATCATCCGGACCATCCGCTGGTGGCGCGCTATCTGTCCGGCCGCGCGCCGGGCATCCTGACCTTCGGCGTGAAGGGCGGCCGCGCGGGCGGCGCGAAGTTCCAGGACGCGCTGCAGCTGTTCACGCGGCTCGTCAATATCGGCGACACGAAGTCGCTCGCGACGCATCCGGCCTCGACGACGCACCGGCAACTGTCGCCGGCCGAGCTTGCGAAGGCCGGCGTGAAGGAGGAAACGGTGCGGCTGTCGATCGGCATCGAGCATATCGACGATCTGCTCGCCGATCTGGATCAGGCGCTTGCGCAGGTGTGA
- a CDS encoding phosphotransferase enzyme family protein yields the protein MSFPLEPDGPVSRDIAPPQFGVDGEQAERDWPLMTHDEVAAVLARIDGAGEPEQLTWHSPRPFSAAALVRMAAGRTPLFVKRHHVSLRDVAGLEEEHRFIAHLRAHGCPVPEVLAARGGATAFACGDWTYEVHVVAPGVDAYRGVMSWKPFMHPSHAHAAGQALARLHRVSAGYDAPARPVRTLLSSFRVLSCADLAGALERWVDAQPLLVRALGARDWRGDVADAIGPYHARLAPLLPALAPLWTHGDWHASNLLWSGAEPGAQVQTVLDFGLSDRTCAVMDLALAIERNAIDWLAPADARRIEYAQIDALLDGYEALEPLSDDAYAALVALLPIVHTEFALSEVAYFGCIVDAPEIVDIAYDGYLLGHARWFGERDGRQLLDWLAQRRRAGRGGA from the coding sequence ATGTCATTTCCTCTCGAACCGGACGGGCCGGTATCGCGCGACATCGCGCCGCCGCAATTCGGCGTCGACGGCGAGCAGGCCGAACGCGACTGGCCGCTGATGACGCACGACGAAGTCGCGGCGGTGCTCGCGCGCATCGACGGCGCCGGCGAGCCCGAGCAGCTGACATGGCACAGCCCGCGGCCGTTCTCGGCGGCCGCGCTGGTGCGCATGGCGGCCGGTCGCACGCCGCTGTTCGTCAAGCGTCATCACGTGAGCCTGCGCGATGTCGCGGGGCTCGAGGAAGAGCATCGCTTCATCGCGCATCTGCGCGCGCACGGTTGCCCGGTGCCGGAAGTGCTCGCGGCGCGCGGCGGCGCGACGGCGTTTGCATGCGGCGACTGGACCTACGAGGTGCACGTGGTCGCGCCGGGCGTCGACGCCTATCGCGGCGTGATGTCGTGGAAGCCGTTCATGCATCCGTCGCATGCGCATGCGGCCGGCCAGGCGCTGGCCCGCCTGCATCGCGTGTCGGCCGGCTACGACGCGCCTGCGCGGCCGGTGCGCACGCTGCTGTCGAGTTTCCGCGTGCTGTCGTGCGCCGATCTCGCGGGCGCGCTCGAACGCTGGGTCGACGCGCAGCCGCTGCTGGTGCGCGCGCTCGGCGCACGCGACTGGCGCGGCGACGTGGCCGACGCGATCGGCCCGTATCATGCGCGCCTCGCGCCGCTGCTGCCCGCGCTCGCACCGCTGTGGACGCACGGCGACTGGCATGCGTCGAACCTGCTGTGGAGCGGCGCCGAGCCGGGCGCGCAGGTGCAGACCGTGCTCGATTTCGGCCTGTCGGATCGCACCTGCGCGGTGATGGACCTCGCGCTCGCGATCGAGCGCAATGCGATCGACTGGCTCGCGCCGGCCGACGCGCGCCGCATCGAGTACGCGCAGATCGACGCGCTGCTCGACGGCTACGAAGCGCTCGAACCGCTGAGCGACGACGCGTATGCGGCGCTGGTGGCGCTGCTGCCGATCGTGCATACGGAGTTTGCGTTGTCGGAAGTCGCGTATTTCGGCTGCATCGTCGATGCGCCGGAGATCGTCGACATCGCGTACGACGGCTATCTGCTCGGCCACGCACGCTGGTTCGGCGAACGCGACGGGCGGCAGCTGCTCGACTGGCTCGCGCAGCGCCGCCGTGCGGGACGCGGCGGCGCGTGA
- the pnuC gene encoding nicotinamide riboside transporter PnuC has product MSPLEIAGVIVSALAIWLTAKRRMLCWPVGLASVALYGWIFFDAKLYSDMLLQGAFAVLQVYGWQRWLAQRAREASGGAAPAGDVAPVTGVRPRQMLPDLIAAVVGSALLGGMMARWTDAALPFVDASLTAFSLVAQYWTARRYIASWGLWIVVNVVYVGMFVFKELYLTAGLYALFIGLAVVGWRDWSRTADALRAAGRSTLAAGDGAR; this is encoded by the coding sequence ATGTCCCCACTCGAAATCGCCGGCGTGATCGTCAGCGCGCTCGCGATCTGGCTGACCGCGAAGCGGCGCATGCTGTGCTGGCCGGTCGGCCTCGCGTCGGTCGCGCTGTACGGCTGGATCTTCTTCGACGCGAAGCTGTACTCGGACATGCTGCTGCAGGGCGCGTTCGCGGTGCTGCAGGTATACGGCTGGCAGCGCTGGCTCGCGCAGCGCGCGCGGGAGGCGAGCGGTGGCGCGGCGCCGGCGGGCGACGTGGCGCCCGTCACGGGCGTGCGGCCGCGCCAGATGCTGCCCGACCTGATCGCGGCCGTGGTCGGCAGCGCGCTGCTCGGCGGGATGATGGCGCGCTGGACCGACGCGGCGCTGCCGTTCGTCGACGCGTCGCTGACCGCGTTCAGTCTCGTCGCGCAATACTGGACCGCGCGGCGCTATATCGCGTCGTGGGGGCTGTGGATCGTCGTGAACGTCGTGTACGTCGGGATGTTCGTGTTCAAGGAGCTGTATCTGACGGCCGGGCTCTATGCGCTGTTCATCGGGCTGGCGGTGGTCGGCTGGCGCGACTGGAGCCGGACCGCCGACGCGCTGCGCGCGGCGGGCAGGTCCACGCTCGCGGCGGGCGACGGCGCGCGCTGA